A genomic segment from Bacteroidota bacterium encodes:
- a CDS encoding IS110 family transposase: MQTNHKENYKLLNTIPGIGKIVSIALLCEIGDVNRFKRVDEFCSYMGLVPNIYQSGDKLRVRGLTKRCQSVLRSYIIEAAWTAVRKDPELIEYYKDMLEKK; this comes from the coding sequence GTGCAAACTAATCACAAGGAGAATTATAAATTATTGAACACTATTCCCGGCATAGGCAAGATTGTTTCTATCGCTTTACTATGCGAAATAGGAGATGTCAATAGATTTAAGAGAGTAGATGAATTCTGTAGTTACATGGGATTAGTACCCAACATATATCAATCAGGAGACAAATTAAGAGTACGAGGACTAACCAAACGATGTCAATCAGTTCTACGTTCGTATATAATTGAAGCTGCCTGGACTGCAGTTAGAAAAGATCCCGAATTAATTGAGTATTACAAAGACATGTTGGAAAAAAAGTAA
- a CDS encoding transposase, with the protein MCSYEAGFCGYWISEQLKSYGFECLVLNAVDIPGSDKDTQRKTDRVDCRKIARELSKGEVQGIFQPDRAQQGFRNLFRQRNKLVKQLRVVKNNIRSLLFLTGLKSKRNTRMEIGVFRLENGCKQYQWIQILIA; encoded by the coding sequence ATATGTTCTTACGAAGCCGGTTTCTGCGGTTACTGGATCAGTGAACAGTTAAAATCGTATGGTTTTGAATGCTTGGTATTAAATGCAGTTGATATTCCCGGAAGCGATAAAGACACCCAAAGAAAAACCGATCGTGTTGATTGCAGGAAAATAGCCCGCGAATTAAGCAAAGGTGAAGTACAGGGAATCTTTCAACCAGACAGAGCACAACAAGGATTTCGAAACTTGTTTCGTCAGCGAAATAAATTAGTAAAACAATTGAGGGTTGTAAAAAACAATATTCGTTCTCTTCTTTTTTTAACGGGACTCAAATCGAAAAGGAATACGAGAATGGAAATTGGAGTCTTTCGTTTAGAAAATGGTTGCAAGCAATACCAATGGATACAAATACTAATCGCCTAA
- a CDS encoding T9SS type A sorting domain-containing protein: MEILLLIHILTNKYIRKGKGYYYWWTAPPPDCSGSFWYIDTLPAFFIRSSGQQIFLRQLNDTNEYLLFDFDLSVGDTLPVTYNNPQSDIYVSGIDSINTPHGYLKRYALTGNNTAQFLIEGIGSTNGLVEPISVILECGHSLTCYSLNDTAVYPTSGPTCNLNINVTSYNRNINVAFSPNPFSVRTVLISDQHLYNARLTVENCFGQTVAQIENISGENIVFSRNELSSGLYIFKLTQDNKIIATNKIIITD, encoded by the coding sequence ATGGAGATACTCTTATTAATTCATATACTTACAAACAAGTATATAAGAAAGGGCAAGGGCTATTATTACTGGTGGACAGCGCCACCTCCGGATTGTTCAGGCTCCTTCTGGTACATTGACACACTACCCGCCTTTTTTATTCGATCAAGCGGACAGCAGATTTTTCTGAGACAACTCAATGATACAAATGAATATCTGTTGTTTGATTTTGATCTTTCAGTAGGTGATACATTACCTGTCACATATAACAACCCTCAAAGTGATATTTATGTTTCAGGTATAGATAGTATTAATACTCCTCATGGCTATCTCAAACGTTATGCACTGACCGGAAACAATACAGCTCAATTTCTTATTGAAGGGATTGGCAGTACAAATGGCTTGGTTGAACCTATTTCAGTTATACTTGAGTGTGGACACTCACTTACTTGTTACAGTTTAAATGATACAGCAGTTTATCCAACGTCAGGTCCGACTTGTAACTTGAATATTAATGTAACTTCTTACAACAGAAATATAAATGTTGCATTTTCACCTAATCCGTTTTCTGTTCGGACTGTTCTGATATCTGACCAGCATTTATATAATGCAAGACTAACCGTAGAAAATTGTTTCGGCCAAACTGTGGCCCAAATTGAAAATATCAGTGGAGAGAATATCGTATTTAGTAGAAATGAACTTTCAAGTGGTTTGTATATTTTTAAGTTAACACAAGACAATAAAATAATTGCAACAAATAAAATAATTATTACAGACTGA
- a CDS encoding DUF1801 domain-containing protein, with amino-acid sequence MNIKEQIKDYISSQPEAKKNDMQELHQIILKLMPACKLWFLDGKNSENKIVSNPNIGYGLQTMKYAGGKTKEFYQIGLSANTTGISVYILGLEDKSYLSKTYGKDLGKASVTGYCIKFKTLKDINIEVLKEAIQYGVNETK; translated from the coding sequence ATGAATATAAAAGAACAAATCAAAGACTATATCTCAAGTCAACCCGAAGCGAAGAAAAACGATATGCAGGAATTACACCAAATCATTCTGAAATTGATGCCGGCTTGTAAGTTATGGTTTCTGGACGGGAAAAATAGTGAGAATAAAATTGTATCGAATCCCAATATTGGATACGGGCTTCAAACTATGAAATATGCCGGAGGAAAAACCAAAGAGTTTTACCAAATTGGTTTGAGTGCCAACACAACAGGGATCTCTGTTTACATACTTGGCCTTGAGGATAAGTCGTACTTGTCTAAGACTTATGGAAAAGATCTTGGCAAGGCAAGTGTTACCGGGTATTGTATTAAATTCAAAACGCTTAAGGATATTAACATTGAAGTTCTGAAAGAGGCAATACAATATGGCGTTAACGAAACAAAATAA